From the genome of Vicia villosa cultivar HV-30 ecotype Madison, WI linkage group LG2, Vvil1.0, whole genome shotgun sequence, one region includes:
- the LOC131649853 gene encoding uncharacterized protein LOC131649853 produces the protein MSQSSPSKKSSPSSETASGSRAPNVVSDQDVVLNVVPLNSVPATDPVRIVTRILNEGHQVDGISVPLAQIPASENSKDDQDGQDDASKDQGDVETSVDNNDEKTPGAKDIETSEAINVETSGNKDAEILEPEKAEEVPVAPSKETLNEGPTVHDVVNLDDLDDSIDIADDELISSISHRVKTRKGKQVCDQDFSKPQVTPQVTPQKKVTIKKIKKVPAEPSTTGSKTAVKKRKERSVSVPEDDVLSDVPDIPSKKKIAVTKSSTKVRDVPLDNIYLHYASNAIQWKFVYQRRLALERELANDALECQEVMKLIKSAGLIKTVTHFSKCYEMLVKEFIVNLSQDCGDGRTDDFHKFYQDKI, from the exons ATGTCTCAGAGTTCTCCCTCAAAGAAATCTTCTCCTTcctctgaaacagcatcaggttCTAGGGCACCCAATGTGGTGAGTGATCAAGATGTTGTGTTGAatgttgtgccattgaactcTGTTCCTGCTACCGATCCTGTTC GTATTGTcacaagaatcttgaatgaagggcaccAGGTTGATGGAATatctgttcctctagcccaaatTCCTGCCTCTGAGAACAGCAAAGATGATCAAGATGGTCAAGATGATGCTAGCAAAGATCAGggtgatgttgagacatctgttgaCAACAATGATGAGAAGACCCCTGGTGCCAAAGATATTGAgacatctgaagctatcaatgttgaaaCATCTGGTAATAAAGATGCTGAGATTCTTGAACCTGAGAAAGCTGaagaggttcctgttgctccttctaAAGAAACCCTTAATGAAGGCCCTACTGTGCATGATGTGGTGAATCTGGATGATCTGGATGATTCTATTGACATTGCTGATGATGAGCTCATCTCTAGCATCTCTCATAGAGTCAAGACTCGTAAGGGCAAACAGGTTTGTGATCAAGATTTTTCCAAACCTCAAGTTACCCCTCAAGTTACTCCTCAAAAGAAGGTCACTATAAAGAAGATCAAGAAGGTCCCTGCTGAACCTTCAACCACTGGGAGCAAGACTGcagtgaagaagaggaaggaaagaagtgTTTCTGTCCCTGAAGACGATGTcttaagtgatgtccctgacatcccatcaaagaagaagattgctgtcaCAAAATCCTCCACAAAGGTTCGTGATGTTCCTTTGGACAACATTTATTTGCACTATGCTTCAAATGCTATCCAGTGGAAGTTTGtttatcaaagaaggctggctcTAGAAAGAGAATTAGCTAATGATGCTCTGGAATGTCAAGAGGTCATGAAGCTCATCAAGTCTGCAGGTTTGATTAAAACTGTTACTCATTTTTCAAAGtgttatgaaatgcttgtgaaggaATTTATTGTGAATTTGTCTCAAGATTGTGGTGATGGAAGAACTGATGATTTTCATAAGTTCTACCAAGACAAAATTTGA